The following are from one region of the Candidatus Obscuribacterales bacterium genome:
- the atpH gene encoding ATP synthase F1 subunit delta, translating into MKSEQTNVAERYAEAVLELAQSAGGDLDEKVLADITAVNKVIGEANDFATVLAHPGIPGAEKKKMVVDMFKKHVQESTLRLLELLIDKRRFELLPLIESEYKRLLFARKNIVSATLTSAEQLDDATVQGIKKKIADKLGKKLELDVQVDQSLIGGAVLRIGDQVIDGSLLGKLQSLEKVLVSV; encoded by the coding sequence ATGAAGTCCGAACAGACTAACGTTGCTGAAAGATACGCCGAAGCTGTGCTGGAATTGGCGCAGTCCGCCGGTGGTGATCTCGACGAGAAAGTTCTCGCCGATATAACAGCCGTCAATAAAGTTATTGGTGAAGCAAATGATTTTGCAACCGTTCTTGCTCACCCAGGAATTCCTGGTGCTGAGAAGAAGAAAATGGTTGTAGACATGTTCAAGAAGCATGTGCAGGAAAGCACATTGCGTCTTCTTGAGCTTCTCATTGATAAGCGTCGTTTTGAACTCTTGCCGCTTATCGAGAGCGAATATAAGAGACTTCTGTTTGCTCGCAAGAATATTGTTTCAGCCACTTTGACCAGTGCTGAACAGCTTGATGATGCAACAGTTCAAGGCATCAAGAAGAAAATTGCCGACAAGCTCGGCAAGAAGCTTGAGCTTGATGTCCAAGTGGATCAGTCCCTCATTGGAGGCGCTGTGCTCCGCATTGGCGATCAAGTAATCGATGGTAGTTTGCTAGGCAAACTGCAATCGTTGGAAAAGGTTTTAGTTTCCGTTTAA
- the atpE gene encoding ATP synthase F0 subunit C, translating to MDSATIIKAASLIGSGIAVVGVFGPGIGIGVAGSRALEGMARQPEMAGKLLANAIIIAALMEALGLLAFVIAIMLFTFGTKV from the coding sequence ATGGATAGCGCAACCATTATTAAAGCCGCTTCACTCATAGGCTCCGGAATTGCCGTCGTTGGCGTATTCGGACCTGGTATTGGTATCGGTGTTGCCGGTTCCCGTGCTCTAGAAGGCATGGCTCGTCAACCAGAAATGGCCGGCAAGTTGTTGGCAAACGCCATCATCATCGCCGCTTTGATGGAAGCTCTCGGACTTCTCGCTTTCGTTATCGCCATTATGCTCTTCACATTCGGAACCAAAGTCTAA
- a CDS encoding F0F1 ATP synthase subunit A — translation MLGKNLELSQFVNDPAINKINIFGGSTSVGPINIDGSLGSIHVDTLLLAWLCMGGILLAAALIVRGLVVEGAGGKGQAMLEMVYKFVDDLAHGQIGHHYKKFFPLIAAIFIFVLLGNFIGVGPWRAFEHMPGWFHLKDGEPFEIASPTTDLNVTFGLAMVALLVYLGSGFWKHGVSYGKHLANPIEILDLVVRPSTLALRLMVVITADELLRAAFLMMMPVLLPTGIMAFELFIGLIQAFVFALLTSIYIGLTVAEHH, via the coding sequence ATGCTAGGCAAAAATCTTGAACTTTCACAGTTTGTAAACGACCCAGCTATCAACAAAATCAATATCTTCGGTGGAAGCACCTCGGTAGGACCGATCAATATCGACGGAAGCCTGGGAAGCATTCACGTAGACACTCTCTTGTTGGCTTGGCTCTGTATGGGCGGCATTCTGTTAGCAGCGGCTCTTATCGTCCGCGGACTGGTTGTCGAAGGTGCCGGCGGCAAGGGTCAGGCAATGCTGGAGATGGTTTACAAGTTCGTAGATGATCTAGCGCATGGTCAAATTGGTCACCACTACAAAAAATTCTTCCCGCTAATTGCAGCGATCTTTATATTTGTCTTATTAGGCAACTTTATCGGTGTTGGACCATGGCGTGCGTTTGAGCACATGCCGGGTTGGTTCCATCTCAAAGACGGTGAGCCATTTGAAATTGCTTCACCAACAACAGATCTAAACGTGACGTTTGGACTTGCTATGGTCGCCTTGCTTGTTTACTTGGGCTCCGGCTTCTGGAAGCATGGAGTCAGTTACGGTAAGCATCTTGCGAACCCAATTGAAATTCTCGACTTGGTAGTTCGTCCATCAACACTGGCTTTGCGACTTATGGTCGTTATCACAGCTGACGAATTGCTACGCGCCGCATTCTTGATGATGATGCCGGTACTTTTACCGACAGGCATCATGGCGTTTGAACTTTTCATTGGTCTTATTCAGGCATTTGTATTTGCTTTGTTGACGTCGATCTACATCGGACTGACGGTCGCTGAGCATCACTAG
- a CDS encoding fasciclin domain-containing protein — MLTKNLMTFAAAALLIGTLSAQGASAGTGASCSKNSKKCPSVGNHMKTCCIMKKAGMCYSLKNKKAVTVFAPTDAAWEKMPKAKREALMKNHGQLHKVLAYHIVPRKLSKDDLANMRSAKTEEGEFVMINNKDGSISIDGAIIQGEGKNYKNATIYEIDEVLVPERGK; from the coding sequence ATGCTTACTAAGAATTTGATGACTTTCGCAGCAGCTGCTCTTTTGATCGGAACCCTTTCCGCTCAAGGCGCTTCTGCTGGAACAGGTGCTAGCTGCTCCAAGAACAGCAAAAAGTGCCCGAGCGTCGGCAACCACATGAAGACCTGCTGCATTATGAAGAAGGCCGGCATGTGCTACTCCCTTAAGAACAAAAAGGCTGTGACCGTTTTTGCTCCTACGGATGCTGCCTGGGAAAAAATGCCGAAGGCAAAGCGCGAAGCTTTGATGAAGAACCACGGGCAATTGCACAAAGTGCTCGCTTATCACATCGTGCCTCGCAAACTGTCCAAGGACGATCTGGCAAACATGCGCTCGGCTAAAACCGAAGAAGGCGAGTTTGTAATGATCAATAACAAAGATGGCTCAATCTCAATCGACGGCGCCATCATCCAGGGCGAAGGCAAGAACTACAAGAACGCCACGATTTACGAAATCGACGAAGTTCTCGTTCCGGAAAGAGGCAAGTAA
- a CDS encoding AtpZ/AtpI family protein has translation MAFKFGGNDDLSKALASAGEAVLAIAVLVAFGVWGGNWLDEKFHTQPLFAVLLALSGMAAGLARMVVKALQAEKESAKEEKSGNKDQTI, from the coding sequence ATGGCATTTAAGTTTGGCGGCAACGACGATCTCTCCAAGGCTCTGGCTTCTGCAGGCGAAGCGGTCTTGGCAATTGCGGTGCTGGTAGCGTTTGGTGTCTGGGGTGGCAATTGGTTGGACGAGAAATTTCATACGCAGCCATTATTCGCCGTTTTACTTGCTCTTTCAGGAATGGCGGCGGGTTTGGCGCGTATGGTCGTGAAAGCTTTACAAGCCGAAAAAGAGTCTGCCAAGGAAGAAAAGAGCGGCAACAAAGACCAAACCATATAA
- a CDS encoding PspA/IM30 family protein → MFSRLVTLIKAFFNSIMGKMEDPTMMLEQTYEDLQSNLIQVRQAVAQAIATEKQLEQQLKKNQEQAATWQNRATLAVQQKNDDLARQALQRKQQYTQAIHDLETQLKQQRELTTNLRNKLQDLENEVQKAYTKKQVLIARDKAAQATVKAGEILSKTTASGAMSVMEKMEAKVSEREAKAAALHEMGSDNLDTKFKTWEGQADIEAELAALKGEPAPSTKLIVEEKEPVLIEVQDAETVEAPKQAQAENEG, encoded by the coding sequence ATGTTTAGTCGCCTGGTCACTCTAATAAAGGCATTCTTTAACAGCATCATGGGTAAGATGGAAGACCCGACAATGATGCTTGAGCAAACCTATGAAGATTTGCAATCAAATCTCATTCAGGTAAGACAAGCAGTCGCGCAAGCAATTGCTACCGAGAAGCAACTCGAACAGCAATTGAAAAAGAATCAGGAGCAAGCAGCTACCTGGCAAAATCGCGCAACGCTTGCTGTTCAACAAAAGAATGATGATCTTGCTCGCCAAGCTCTACAGAGAAAGCAACAATACACACAAGCTATTCATGATCTCGAAACACAGCTAAAACAACAAAGAGAACTCACAACCAATCTGCGCAATAAGTTGCAAGATTTGGAAAACGAAGTTCAAAAAGCTTACACCAAGAAACAAGTACTCATCGCTCGCGACAAAGCTGCACAAGCCACAGTCAAAGCCGGTGAAATTCTCTCGAAGACAACAGCATCCGGTGCGATGTCCGTGATGGAAAAGATGGAAGCAAAAGTTTCCGAGCGCGAAGCCAAAGCTGCTGCTCTCCACGAAATGGGCTCCGACAATCTTGACACCAAATTCAAGACCTGGGAAGGTCAAGCCGACATCGAAGCCGAACTCGCCGCCCTCAAAGGCGAACCAGCTCCTTCAACAAAATTGATCGTCGAAGAAAAAGAGCCGGTGCTTATCGAAGTGCAAGATGCTGAAACAGTAGAAGCACCGAAACAGGCTCAAGCTGAAAACGAAGGCTAA
- the tgt gene encoding tRNA guanosine(34) transglycosylase Tgt: protein MSQTLQQAISFEVEATCPWSGARVGKLTTPHGVVETPVFMPVGTNATVKAVSWDQIKQTRSQIVLANSYHLYLRPGHELVKKAGGLHKFSGWDGPILTDSGGFQVFSLDELRKIGDNGVMFKDHRTGQEHFIGPEKSMEIQNALGPDIIMAFDECVKNPATYDEAKAAMIRTHNWLEKCVISHQRAHDQALFGIVQGSIYEELRTESARVVTSYDLPGFAIGGVAVGEEREAIERVVLYTAPLLPEHKPRYLMGVGTPWDIAYAIRCGIDMFDCVLPTRLARHGAAFTSNGRVSLRNACFIEDFQPLEQGCECYTCTNHTRAYLSHLVRMKEMAAATLLSIHNIVYLHKKTRECREAILNGNFKEYFEGEAHLRANDA, encoded by the coding sequence ATGAGTCAGACCCTTCAGCAAGCAATAAGCTTCGAAGTCGAAGCCACGTGTCCGTGGTCCGGCGCGCGCGTAGGAAAGCTAACTACGCCTCATGGTGTTGTCGAAACGCCGGTGTTTATGCCGGTGGGTACAAATGCAACCGTAAAAGCTGTTAGCTGGGACCAGATAAAGCAGACTAGATCGCAAATAGTTCTCGCCAATTCATATCACCTCTACCTGAGACCCGGTCATGAGTTGGTTAAGAAAGCAGGCGGACTGCACAAGTTTTCCGGATGGGACGGACCAATACTCACAGACTCAGGCGGCTTTCAAGTTTTCAGTTTGGATGAGCTGAGAAAAATTGGTGATAACGGTGTGATGTTCAAAGATCATCGCACTGGACAAGAGCACTTCATCGGCCCGGAAAAATCAATGGAGATACAAAATGCTCTTGGACCAGACATTATCATGGCGTTTGACGAGTGTGTGAAAAATCCTGCCACTTATGACGAAGCAAAAGCAGCGATGATTCGAACACACAACTGGTTAGAAAAGTGCGTTATCTCTCATCAGCGTGCACATGACCAAGCATTGTTTGGAATTGTTCAGGGAAGCATTTACGAAGAGTTGCGTACGGAATCAGCCCGCGTAGTTACAAGTTATGATTTGCCGGGGTTTGCAATTGGTGGTGTTGCGGTCGGTGAAGAGCGCGAAGCAATTGAGCGTGTCGTTTTGTACACGGCTCCGCTTCTACCAGAACATAAACCGCGTTATCTAATGGGCGTTGGTACGCCGTGGGATATTGCATACGCTATTAGATGTGGCATAGACATGTTTGATTGCGTGCTTCCCACTCGTCTGGCACGACATGGTGCCGCATTTACAAGCAATGGTCGCGTGTCGTTGCGCAATGCTTGTTTTATCGAAGACTTTCAACCATTGGAGCAGGGATGTGAATGTTATACGTGCACAAACCACACACGAGCTTATCTTTCGCATTTAGTCCGCATGAAAGAAATGGCCGCAGCAACTTTGCTTTCCATTCACAACATCGTTTACCTACACAAAAAAACACGTGAATGTCGCGAAGCAATTCTCAACGGAAACTTCAAGGAATACTTTGAAGGCGAAGCCCACCTAAGAGCAAATGACGCTTAG